From Rhodococcus antarcticus, the proteins below share one genomic window:
- a CDS encoding alpha/beta fold hydrolase, translating into MQRARVGGVDLAFESLGDPAAPTVLLVMGLGLSMEWWRDDLCADLVDAGFHVVRFDNRDVGGSTQLAGPGISAWGFVRRRARPVYTLADMADDAAGLVAHLDPRGAHVVGVSLGALVAQEVAIRHPGLTRSLTSVMGRPGDGRSGKVAWRMVPEFLRPPAADPVEGLVRSFTRIGSVGRTAVDDEDVRATLRRATARDTTDGSGGGRQLAACVAERDRTADLRAVRCPTLVLHGLRDRVIQPSGGRATAAAVPGAELVEVKGMGHDLARWVWPTLVDGIVRTAARAG; encoded by the coding sequence TCGTCATGGGTCTCGGGCTGAGCATGGAGTGGTGGCGCGACGACCTCTGCGCCGACCTGGTGGACGCCGGGTTCCACGTGGTCCGCTTCGACAACCGCGACGTCGGCGGGTCGACGCAGCTGGCGGGACCGGGGATCAGCGCCTGGGGCTTCGTCCGTCGTCGCGCCCGACCGGTCTACACCCTGGCCGACATGGCCGACGACGCGGCGGGCCTGGTCGCGCACCTCGACCCGCGGGGCGCGCACGTGGTCGGGGTCTCGCTCGGGGCGCTCGTGGCGCAGGAGGTCGCGATCCGCCACCCCGGGCTGACCCGGTCGCTGACGTCGGTGATGGGCCGCCCCGGGGACGGCCGGAGCGGGAAGGTGGCCTGGCGGATGGTGCCGGAGTTCCTGCGTCCGCCGGCCGCGGACCCGGTGGAGGGGCTGGTGCGCTCGTTCACCCGGATCGGCTCGGTCGGCCGCACCGCCGTCGACGACGAGGACGTGCGGGCGACGCTGCGGCGGGCGACGGCACGGGACACCACGGACGGCTCCGGCGGAGGCCGTCAGCTGGCGGCGTGCGTGGCGGAGCGCGACCGGACGGCGGACCTGCGGGCGGTGCGGTGCCCGACGCTGGTGCTGCACGGGCTGCGCGACCGGGTGATCCAGCCCTCGGGCGGCCGGGCCACCGCCGCGGCCGTGCCCGGGGCGGAGCTCGTCGAGGTGAAGGGCATGGGCCACGACCTCGCCCGCTGGGTGTGGCCGACCCTGGTGGACGGGATCGTCCGCACCGCGGCCCGCGCCGGCTGA